One Natronorubrum halophilum genomic window, CAGAGAGTAGCGGCCGGCCCGCGCGGTACGGGCGGTCAGGAGTCGCGGGCGGCCCAGCGAATCCCCCGTGCGAGCACCGATTGTACCCCGTCGGTTACGAGCGCCGGGATATCGTGTCCGAGCGAACAATAGAACACGCGACCGTCGCCGAAGGACGTAACCCACGCAACTGGAACGTCGCCGTTCTTCGGATGATCCATTCGCGCGAGCACTCGAACGTCGTCGTCGTACTCGAGTACGTACGGTTCGTCCCAGACTGAAAACCCGTTCAGGTCGGCCGAGATGGGATGATAGCTATCGACGACGGTTACGTCGAACATCGTCTGCTCGGGATGGGCGAGAAAGTGACCGCCGAGTAGCTCTCTGAGTTCGGGAACGGGTTCGTCGCGGCTCCCGTCGACGGTCGTCGTCAGGTCCGCTGCACCGTGGACGCCGACGTAGCCACCGCCGCTGTCGACGAACGAACACAATCCTGCTAGCTGCTCGTCCGTGAACGTGCTGTCGGTCGTATAATCGACGAGCACGTCGTACGCCGAAATTCGGTCCTCACGGAGGACGTCACGGTCAGCGGTGACGTCGACGTCGATCCCACGTCGTTCCAGCTGTCGTGCGATGGTCGGTCCCGCTCGTTCGATCCGATGAAACGGAAACCGATTCCCGCCGAGTATGACTGCTGTTGGCCTGGCCATCGGTTCGGCTAACGAGCGAGAGACGGTAAAACCCACCGTCGCGCCTCCCGACTCGAGTCGGGATCTCCGAATCGCTACGCGCTTTCGTTTCGGTCGGGTGGACGAGTTGCAACCGTCCAGACTGTTACCGTCGTTCGAGCGACCGCCGCGAGTAACCGACATGCGAAACGTGATATACCATGAGGAGTAAACGGCAGTCGTATGCCGAACTACCGGACGTTACGCGATCCGAACGCAGAGTATACGATGCGTGATCTCTCATCGGAAACGATGCAGCTGACCGCGGACCGCGGGCCGCGCGATGTCGAGATCACCGACGTACAGACCACGATGGTCGACGGAAACTACCCGTGGATCCTCGTCCGCGTCTACACGGACGCCGGACTCGTCGGAACCGGTGAATCCTACTGGGGCGGCGGTGACGACGCGATCATCGAGCGGATGGCGCCGTTCCTCGTCGGCGAGAACCCCCTCGATATCGACCGGCTGTACGAACATCTCATCCAGAAGATGTCCGGCGAAGGCTCGATCTCCGGAAAGGTCATCTCGGCCATCTCGGGCATCGAGATCGCTCTCCACGACGTGGCGGGTAAGATCCTCGACGTCCCGGCCTACCAGCTGGTCGGCGGGAAGTACCGCGACGACGTCCGCATCTACTGCGACCTTCACACCGAAGACGAGGCCAATCCCGTCGCCTGTGCCGACGAAGGCGAACGCGTCGTCGAGGAGCTCGGATACGACGCCATCAAGTTCGACCTCGACGTTCCCTCGGGCCACGAGAAAGACCGTGCAAACCGCCACCTGCGCGGCCCCGAGATCGACCACAAGGTCGACATCGTCCGCGAGGTCACCGAACGCGTCGGCGACAGAGCCGACGTCGCCTTCGACTGCCACTGGTCGTTCTCCGCGGGCTCCGCGAAGCGCCTCGCGCGCGAACTCGAGGAGTACGACGTCTGGTGGCTCGAGGACCCCGTGCCGCCGGAGAACCACGACGTCCAGCGGGAGGTCACCCAGAGTACGACGACGCCGATCACCGTCGGCGAGAACGTCTACCGAACCCACGGACAGCGCCGGCTGCTCGAGGAGCAGGCGATCGACATCATCGCGCCGGACCTGCCGCGCGTCGGCGGGATGCGCGAAACGCGAAAGATTGCCCAGCTCGCGGATCTCTACTACGTGCCGGTCGCGATGCACAACGTCTCCTCGCCGATCGGGACGATGGCGTCGGCACAGGTCGCGGCGGCGATCCCGAACTCGCTGGCCGTCGAGTACCACTCCTACGAACTCGGCTGGTGGGAGGACCTCGTCGAAGAGGACGACCTCATCGAGAACGGGCGCATGGAAGTTCCCGAGAAGCCCGGACTCGGACTCACGCTCGATCTCGACGCGGTAGCGGAGCATATGGTCGACGGCGAAGAGCTGTTCGACGAGGCATAAGCTCCGTCGAACTCGCGGAGCGGGTTGTTCGCTGAACGGGATCCCGTTGAGGCCGGTGCTGCGGTGGTTCGTGCTGTGTGGACGGACCGAACTGCACTGGCCGGTTCACTTTTCGACCAGAGAGGGTCTGGATACGATGTGTCGAATGCCGATTAGCCGCCGCGCCGAAACGCGGACACGTCCGCCTGGAACCCGACGAACGCCTCGAACACCCAGTCGCGCGTTGTACCCGGCTGCACATCGTTCTCGCCGGTCGTTGATTCGCGTCCGACACATACACGGCGATGTTGACTGCTCAGGCCGGACAGCCCCACTCCGGTGAGAGTCTCGTGCCGTCCCCGCTTGTGGTCAGTTCGTGTTTGTACTGAAAGAAAGGAGGGGATGGAGCACGAAAGAATAGTCTCTCTTAGAGAAGGATGTTCATTTACTCAGAACACCAGATGGGACACACACAACATGGAATGGTAACTACTACCAACCTCGGCGGGGTAGGGTTCACCGTTACCCCGTCGGTCACTAGCGTTCTCAGTGGTTCCGTTCCGGCCGTTACGGGGAGTGTCCGGAACCCGCTACACTCCTCGAACAGCACTCGGAGCGTCGCCATCTGGCCGATGTGTACAGTGCACTCGCGTACATCGCGCCTCTCGTCACGGCCGCCAATGTATTACATTCGTATGAATGTAATATCGAGTGCGAAACGGGATAACCGGGACCGAGTCGCGCTCAACTACGGTCGTATCCGCGTGAGACCGCGGGTTCGGCCGCGCTCGGAACTGTAGTTGACACTTGCACCCCATCCGTTCTGTGTTACAGAACATCACCTCCAGATGGCCTCATCCGGAGACGGTAAGGGGATCGGTTCGACCATGTTGCCGGCCCACCGAACGATTTTATCCCCCACGCTCGAAACGGTGCCTATGGACACACTTTCGGTGATTGATCGGTTCGCGGAGCGCGATTGGGAGACGACAGCGGACGGCACCGTCCGATTCGCACTGGTCGGCCTCGGCTGGTGGACCGTCGACGTCGTCGTGCCCGCAATCGAACAGTCGTCACACTGTGAGACGAGCGTCCTCGTCAGTTCCTCCCAGGAGAAAGCGGACCGACTGGCGGAGCGCCACGGCGTCGAACGGGGGCTCACCTACGACGATTTCCACGACGGCGACGCGACCGACGCCTACGACGCCGTCTACGTCGGCACGCCCAACGCCTTCCACCTCGAGTACGTCGAAACCGCCGCCGAACTGGGGAAGGCGGTGCTCTGTGAGAAGCCGCTCGAGGCCACGGTCGAGCGCGCCGAGCGGCTCGTCGAGGCCGCCGAGGCTGCCGACATTCCGTTGATGACGGCCTACCGAATGCACACCGAACCCGCCGTTCGACGGGCGAAAGAACTCATCGACGACGGCTTCATCGGCGAGCCGACCCACGTCTACGGCAACAACACCCAGCCCATCCTCGAGATGAATCCGGATCCCGACCAGTGGCGGCTCGATTCCGACGTCACCGGCTACGGCACCTCCGTGATGGATCTGGGTATCTACCCGATCAACACCGCTCGCTTCCTCCTCGAGCGCGACCCCGTGCGAGCGAGTGCGCGGATGGACTCGTCTCACGACGCGTTCGAC contains:
- a CDS encoding mandelate racemase/muconate lactonizing enzyme family protein, encoding MPNYRTLRDPNAEYTMRDLSSETMQLTADRGPRDVEITDVQTTMVDGNYPWILVRVYTDAGLVGTGESYWGGGDDAIIERMAPFLVGENPLDIDRLYEHLIQKMSGEGSISGKVISAISGIEIALHDVAGKILDVPAYQLVGGKYRDDVRIYCDLHTEDEANPVACADEGERVVEELGYDAIKFDLDVPSGHEKDRANRHLRGPEIDHKVDIVREVTERVGDRADVAFDCHWSFSAGSAKRLARELEEYDVWWLEDPVPPENHDVQREVTQSTTTPITVGENVYRTHGQRRLLEEQAIDIIAPDLPRVGGMRETRKIAQLADLYYVPVAMHNVSSPIGTMASAQVAAAIPNSLAVEYHSYELGWWEDLVEEDDLIENGRMEVPEKPGLGLTLDLDAVAEHMVDGEELFDEA
- a CDS encoding ThuA domain-containing protein yields the protein MARPTAVILGGNRFPFHRIERAGPTIARQLERRGIDVDVTADRDVLREDRISAYDVLVDYTTDSTFTDEQLAGLCSFVDSGGGYVGVHGAADLTTTVDGSRDEPVPELRELLGGHFLAHPEQTMFDVTVVDSYHPISADLNGFSVWDEPYVLEYDDDVRVLARMDHPKNGDVPVAWVTSFGDGRVFYCSLGHDIPALVTDGVQSVLARGIRWAARDS
- the gfo6 gene encoding D-xylose 1-dehydrogenase Gfo6, giving the protein MDTLSVIDRFAERDWETTADGTVRFALVGLGWWTVDVVVPAIEQSSHCETSVLVSSSQEKADRLAERHGVERGLTYDDFHDGDATDAYDAVYVGTPNAFHLEYVETAAELGKAVLCEKPLEATVERAERLVEAAEAADIPLMTAYRMHTEPAVRRAKELIDDGFIGEPTHVYGNNTQPILEMNPDPDQWRLDSDVTGYGTSVMDLGIYPINTARFLLERDPVRASARMDSSHDAFDDVPDQNATVTLTLEGDLPLVCTTSQHAQQDTQLKIIGTEGTIELAPAFHGEATLHLSSGSLRATVEDTEYTAVEEMREEFDYFADRVLGGEPILPDGRHGLEDMRTIRAIHEAAERDEPVDIE